In Candidatus Methylomirabilota bacterium, the following are encoded in one genomic region:
- a CDS encoding tetratricopeptide repeat protein has product MPAPQAPREAVEALEAQARAQEADGNRVGLVETLAQLATILREGPDEALARSALEQAYRVAGTIADEPGMAPALHRLGFLYYLQGGWDRALELYHRALALHGQAGDRVGTAITLGAIAEAFQGKGAFRKALETYEESLALKTELRDERGLTLTWNNIGTVKARMGDVSGALEAFTKSLQMQERLGDTLGRAVTLANIGGLHLRRENWSEALGALEQALALYERAEDPTGVAVTLNSLGLVQRRLGDLEGAYQRYATARRLIEASGDLLRATIPAHNMALIHEARGEYREALRLMEEVVAIDKRIGHPDLRRDLEAFGRIREKLDRQRDSTRSPSD; this is encoded by the coding sequence ATGCCGGCGCCGCAGGCTCCCCGGGAGGCGGTGGAGGCCCTGGAGGCCCAGGCCCGGGCCCAGGAGGCCGATGGGAACCGGGTCGGCCTCGTCGAAACCCTCGCCCAGTTGGCCACGATTCTGAGGGAAGGGCCCGACGAGGCACTGGCGCGAAGCGCCCTGGAGCAGGCCTACCGAGTCGCCGGGACCATCGCCGATGAGCCGGGGATGGCGCCGGCGCTCCACCGGCTGGGCTTTCTCTATTATCTGCAGGGAGGCTGGGACCGGGCCTTGGAGCTGTATCATCGGGCATTGGCTCTGCACGGGCAGGCGGGTGACCGGGTGGGGACCGCCATCACACTGGGCGCGATCGCCGAGGCCTTCCAGGGGAAAGGCGCCTTTCGCAAGGCCCTCGAAACCTACGAGGAAAGCCTCGCGCTGAAGACGGAGCTCCGAGACGAGCGGGGCCTCACGCTGACCTGGAACAACATCGGGACGGTGAAGGCGCGGATGGGCGATGTCTCGGGAGCTCTGGAGGCCTTCACGAAAAGTCTCCAGATGCAGGAAAGGCTCGGGGATACGCTCGGTCGGGCCGTCACCCTGGCGAACATCGGCGGTCTACATCTCCGCCGCGAGAATTGGTCAGAGGCCCTCGGGGCTCTCGAGCAGGCCCTGGCGCTCTACGAGAGGGCAGAAGACCCCACGGGCGTGGCCGTGACGCTCAACAGCCTCGGCCTGGTCCAGCGGCGACTGGGAGACCTCGAGGGGGCTTATCAACGGTACGCCACGGCCCGGCGCCTGATCGAGGCGTCGGGCGACCTGCTCCGGGCCACCATCCCCGCCCATAATATGGCCCTGATCCACGAAGCGCGGGGGGAGTATCGGGAGGCCCTCCGCCTCATGGAGGAGGTCGTCGCCATCGACAAGCGGATCGGCCATCCCGACCTCCGGCGGGATCTCGAGGCCTTCGGCAGGATTCGAGAGAAGCTGGACCGGCAGCGCGATAGTACCAGGAGCCCCTCGGACTAA
- a CDS encoding carboxyl transferase domain-containing protein, with protein MMREVQTALKELRTANPLLDRPRPPALERRHRLQKVLVANRGEIAKQFFFVLKEEGISSVAVVTDPDRRQSWYEFADEVVYIGDARNYTSIPVVLAAVLLSKANAVYPGYGFISESHQFVEAISELSRAQGRDIVFLGPRAEVMRRVGNKLDARALAKANGVPVLEGTELIRDLDHAKAEAARIGYPVMVKLNAGGGGKGMVAVYDEAELANAYESAGRIGQSIYGDGSLYLETYIRRPVHIEVQIFNEAAVGIRKCAVQRRNQKIIEETGDFFLDTRTMLKLLATAENMAAISGYADGGGVGTVEFLFDAATRDFGFLEINTRLQVEYPVTDQSLGIDLAKWQILYFDGRESEIPYYQVRFAEKDHAIECRIYAEDPWNNYAPSPGVIQDLDLPTFNGIRCDVGFKKGDTVLPDYDPMIGKLIARGTNRKECLLRLERALSELYIRGITTNVDQLLKIVRHPEFKSGTYTNRLLEDSEELQSPETDAERPVDAAVFCGLAELAHTIHQALEDCLSSKDLEDILLEGSLSLSPSFYAEVHGKRIRVDVVQLGVETFGAFVNNVYFGEMQISRRVEGYDDFLILFHGRSYPVRIDRRPSFHMLRVMEEDGRIHYYRIKLEAAGTRRKADSPGTVRSPFQGSFVEFAADKSGQRIRIGSRIERGEPLIVIAAMKMETVLSSPVSGVVSYLVEDGDLSRLVRGTTSQGLILGKALTEGEILIIVDEESARPAKDPEPDAVEIRGEPHEILGRLRDPELPDGGLGEAARVNPSGAVPSILSLVRSFYLGYLQDDEIPARLGRFLEDLKGSGIPIDTCEEIITDILDVYASLKQIYSPTLGGSQTWFGEMNRLVLEWENETYTPPDFFRSVLGFLLRRYGISWSGGKRSAEMKLALFHILRAYCAIRDGRSLIAALLELLRERSFTAPGVLASVSNLVRQEQSERDDSLVVLGRAFLLGAAARDPGRVVLEESGAARPHPSELEDVAQNPFLTLPGDDGSFRERAMAALRSPEADPVPAALPSWVRQELDARMRLWSGRFRIERLPSSSPTVVVYRLTPLERGVPAYASIAWLEDGAPLPVSDSRGRIVSAPNLEKAAAQAGRFLAAYDRLARGEKNLVEILACGRPVEMDLAGSDPSVFQYENLGQIMGRAVRLVRHARPEWVLLQVDARRPGRPKAERKVLNVDLEHGRPRLDLLHETDRLNPLWNGVLDEKNQRLFDRRKWPAEVWAQECFDPGTVREVLIESIDGIGESANRNAGRNPVAAKIYEGLMAGRPAVFFVKDSRISGGATGDLEGRKYAAACYYAYLKDTPLYVWNDGAGANVRQGMVSLNRAAEGFMLNSLIAHGVSYDRFLSTARSSDDPVLRDLFHELDRAFGLAKSANAKRGPRSFFLVAVGVGSSSGLDVYGSSQAAIQIILDSEQSYRVLTGSNVIRSVTGEQLTNYEIGGARVMGQWTGTVDLVARDRIDLLGRIRRIHELFADGASRAGIARAPGGSSPDPDSTTDAVLNERRISANVDSGTFMPFKGEYVEAGALVGGFAKLGRKHVLLMGPRTDSGIRSFASVVRAKELLQIANKTRSPKILVFGRRWYRSIEGEDEMAIQARMDFVRLLFGPGPPRVHIVTHPEGLRLVTLNSQADAVIYVKRTDDSEKDRRLALRTAPFQADSLEDAFDLANRVLGLLGAKGGSLAFDPPTGAPDIPAETWRPYDMVTAVIEAVFDAGTFLEFYGEGRRAGASTLITGLATLNGKVVGVIADQPLGGGAPDAPGTEKFRVFMEFLDRNGIPLVMLSNAPGFVPGTKQERLRIQQIGGESLDVNVLSRVPVVSVVLNQNFGGRQIHAFSRFLRPGITYIALDRAILAVMGGSAAFDLFHGARYAELVSQGRKEEADRLRNEYLEEFNRRSRADRDAMETGALDWTVPDLADLRSHVVRALEVAEAKARAAF; from the coding sequence ATGATGCGCGAAGTACAGACCGCCCTGAAAGAGCTCCGGACCGCGAACCCCCTTCTCGACAGACCCAGGCCGCCGGCGCTCGAGCGGCGCCACCGGCTGCAGAAGGTACTCGTCGCGAACCGGGGCGAGATCGCCAAGCAGTTCTTCTTCGTCCTGAAGGAGGAAGGGATCTCCTCGGTGGCGGTCGTAACGGATCCCGACCGCAGGCAGTCCTGGTACGAGTTCGCCGACGAGGTCGTGTATATCGGCGATGCCCGGAACTACACGAGCATCCCCGTCGTCCTGGCCGCGGTTCTTCTGTCGAAGGCGAACGCCGTCTATCCCGGCTACGGATTCATCTCCGAGAGCCACCAGTTCGTCGAGGCGATCTCCGAGTTGTCCCGAGCCCAGGGGCGGGACATCGTGTTTCTCGGGCCGCGGGCGGAGGTGATGCGCCGGGTGGGAAACAAGCTCGACGCCCGCGCTCTGGCCAAGGCGAACGGCGTCCCTGTGCTCGAAGGGACGGAGTTGATCCGCGATCTGGACCATGCGAAGGCCGAGGCCGCGCGGATCGGATATCCCGTCATGGTCAAGCTGAACGCCGGCGGCGGCGGAAAAGGGATGGTCGCCGTTTACGACGAGGCCGAGCTCGCGAATGCCTACGAATCAGCCGGCCGGATCGGGCAATCGATCTACGGCGACGGCTCCCTCTACCTGGAGACATACATCCGGCGCCCCGTGCACATCGAGGTGCAGATCTTCAACGAGGCGGCGGTGGGCATCCGGAAGTGCGCCGTTCAGCGGCGGAACCAGAAGATCATCGAGGAAACGGGCGATTTCTTTCTCGACACCCGAACGATGCTGAAGCTGTTGGCAACCGCCGAAAACATGGCGGCGATCTCGGGCTACGCGGACGGAGGCGGAGTCGGCACCGTGGAGTTCCTGTTCGACGCCGCCACCCGGGATTTCGGCTTCCTCGAGATCAACACCCGCCTCCAGGTCGAATACCCCGTGACCGACCAGAGCCTGGGCATCGACCTGGCGAAATGGCAGATCCTCTACTTCGACGGCCGGGAAAGCGAGATACCGTACTATCAGGTCCGCTTCGCGGAAAAGGACCACGCGATCGAATGCCGTATCTACGCGGAAGACCCCTGGAACAACTACGCCCCGAGCCCGGGCGTCATTCAGGACCTCGATCTACCCACCTTCAACGGAATCCGCTGCGACGTCGGCTTCAAGAAGGGAGACACCGTACTGCCCGATTACGATCCCATGATCGGGAAGCTCATCGCGCGCGGCACGAACCGAAAAGAGTGCCTCCTGCGGTTGGAGCGAGCCCTGAGCGAGCTGTACATCCGCGGGATCACCACGAACGTCGATCAGCTTCTCAAGATCGTCCGGCATCCCGAGTTCAAGAGCGGCACCTACACGAACCGGCTCCTGGAGGACTCGGAGGAGCTTCAGTCCCCGGAAACGGACGCCGAGCGACCCGTCGATGCGGCGGTCTTCTGCGGTCTGGCCGAGCTGGCGCACACCATTCACCAGGCGCTGGAGGACTGTCTGTCCTCGAAGGACCTCGAAGATATCCTGCTGGAAGGGAGTCTGTCCCTGTCGCCCTCTTTCTACGCCGAGGTCCACGGGAAGCGAATCCGCGTGGACGTCGTGCAGCTCGGGGTCGAGACGTTCGGCGCCTTCGTGAACAACGTCTACTTCGGCGAAATGCAGATCTCGCGGCGAGTCGAGGGGTACGACGATTTCTTGATCCTCTTTCACGGGCGATCCTACCCCGTCCGGATCGACCGCCGGCCATCCTTTCACATGCTGCGGGTGATGGAGGAAGATGGCCGGATCCACTATTACCGGATCAAGCTGGAGGCGGCGGGGACCAGGCGGAAGGCCGATTCTCCGGGGACGGTCCGGTCGCCCTTCCAGGGCTCTTTCGTCGAGTTCGCCGCCGACAAAAGCGGCCAACGGATCCGAATCGGCAGCCGGATCGAGCGAGGAGAGCCGTTGATCGTGATCGCGGCGATGAAGATGGAGACCGTCCTCTCGTCGCCCGTATCGGGGGTCGTGAGCTATCTGGTGGAGGACGGCGATCTCTCCCGGCTGGTCCGAGGCACGACCTCCCAGGGGCTGATCCTCGGAAAGGCCCTGACCGAAGGCGAGATCCTGATCATCGTCGACGAGGAATCGGCGAGGCCGGCGAAGGACCCCGAGCCGGACGCCGTCGAGATCCGCGGGGAGCCCCACGAGATTCTGGGGCGCCTGCGAGATCCGGAGCTGCCGGATGGGGGCCTCGGCGAAGCCGCTCGGGTGAATCCCTCCGGCGCCGTGCCTTCGATCCTGTCCCTGGTCCGGTCCTTCTACCTGGGATACCTCCAGGACGACGAGATCCCGGCACGACTGGGACGGTTCCTCGAGGACCTGAAGGGGTCCGGGATCCCGATCGACACCTGCGAAGAGATCATCACCGACATTCTCGATGTCTATGCCTCCCTCAAGCAGATCTATTCTCCCACGCTGGGAGGCAGCCAGACCTGGTTCGGGGAGATGAATCGCCTGGTGCTGGAATGGGAGAACGAAACCTATACGCCTCCCGACTTCTTCCGTTCCGTCCTCGGCTTCCTCTTGCGGAGATACGGGATCTCGTGGTCCGGAGGCAAGCGAAGCGCCGAGATGAAGCTCGCCCTCTTTCACATCCTTCGGGCCTATTGCGCCATCCGCGACGGGAGAAGCTTGATCGCCGCGCTCCTCGAGCTTCTTCGGGAACGCTCCTTTACCGCGCCGGGTGTGCTGGCTTCCGTGAGCAACCTTGTCCGCCAGGAACAGTCGGAACGGGACGATTCTCTCGTGGTGCTCGGTCGGGCGTTCCTTTTGGGCGCAGCGGCTCGGGACCCTGGCCGCGTCGTTCTCGAAGAGAGCGGGGCGGCCCGACCCCACCCGAGCGAGCTGGAGGACGTCGCGCAGAACCCCTTCCTTACCCTCCCGGGCGACGACGGAAGCTTCCGCGAACGGGCGATGGCCGCTCTGCGGAGCCCCGAAGCGGATCCCGTTCCGGCGGCTCTTCCCTCCTGGGTGCGGCAGGAGCTCGACGCGCGAATGCGACTGTGGTCCGGTCGATTTCGAATCGAGCGCCTGCCGTCTTCGAGTCCCACCGTCGTCGTGTATCGACTGACGCCGCTCGAGCGGGGAGTTCCCGCTTATGCGAGCATCGCCTGGCTCGAGGACGGGGCGCCGTTGCCCGTCTCCGATTCCCGGGGACGCATCGTCTCCGCCCCGAACCTGGAGAAGGCGGCCGCCCAGGCGGGTCGTTTCCTGGCGGCCTACGACAGGCTGGCCAGAGGCGAAAAGAACCTCGTGGAGATTCTCGCCTGCGGACGGCCGGTCGAGATGGATCTCGCGGGAAGCGATCCCTCCGTCTTCCAGTACGAGAACCTCGGCCAGATCATGGGGAGGGCCGTCCGCCTCGTGCGCCACGCGAGGCCGGAGTGGGTCCTTCTGCAGGTCGACGCGAGGCGGCCGGGCCGCCCGAAGGCGGAACGGAAGGTCCTGAACGTCGATCTCGAGCACGGCCGGCCGCGCCTGGACCTTCTGCACGAAACCGACCGCCTGAATCCCCTCTGGAACGGCGTCCTCGACGAGAAGAACCAGCGGCTGTTCGATCGGCGCAAGTGGCCCGCTGAGGTCTGGGCGCAGGAGTGCTTCGACCCGGGCACGGTGCGGGAGGTCCTGATCGAGTCCATCGACGGGATCGGCGAATCGGCGAATCGAAACGCGGGGAGGAACCCCGTGGCGGCGAAGATCTATGAGGGCCTGATGGCGGGCCGGCCGGCCGTATTCTTCGTCAAGGATTCGCGCATCAGCGGCGGCGCCACCGGGGACCTCGAAGGGCGGAAATACGCGGCGGCCTGTTACTATGCCTATCTCAAGGACACGCCCCTCTACGTCTGGAACGACGGCGCGGGCGCGAACGTCCGGCAGGGCATGGTTTCGCTCAACCGCGCGGCCGAGGGCTTCATGCTGAACAGCCTCATCGCCCACGGCGTGAGCTACGACCGGTTCCTGTCAACCGCTCGAAGCTCCGACGACCCCGTGCTTCGCGACCTCTTCCACGAGCTCGACCGCGCCTTCGGGCTCGCGAAATCGGCGAACGCGAAACGAGGGCCGCGCTCCTTCTTCCTGGTAGCGGTGGGCGTCGGCTCCTCGAGCGGGCTGGACGTGTACGGATCCTCCCAGGCCGCCATCCAGATCATCCTCGACTCCGAGCAGTCCTACCGCGTTCTGACGGGGTCGAACGTGATCCGGTCCGTGACCGGCGAGCAGCTGACCAACTACGAAATCGGGGGCGCCCGGGTCATGGGCCAGTGGACCGGCACGGTGGATCTGGTCGCTCGCGACCGGATCGACCTGCTCGGCCGGATCCGGCGCATCCACGAGCTGTTCGCGGACGGTGCGAGCCGAGCCGGAATCGCCCGGGCGCCCGGCGGATCCTCCCCAGATCCGGATAGCACCACCGACGCCGTGCTGAACGAGCGCCGGATCAGCGCCAACGTCGACAGCGGGACCTTCATGCCCTTCAAAGGGGAGTACGTGGAGGCTGGAGCCCTGGTCGGCGGCTTCGCGAAACTCGGGCGGAAACACGTCCTCCTGATGGGCCCGCGGACAGACTCGGGCATTCGCTCCTTCGCAAGCGTCGTGCGGGCCAAAGAGCTTCTGCAAATCGCGAACAAGACCCGGTCGCCGAAGATCCTGGTCTTCGGCCGAAGATGGTACCGAAGCATCGAGGGCGAGGACGAGATGGCGATCCAGGCGCGGATGGATTTCGTCCGTCTCCTCTTCGGTCCGGGGCCGCCCCGCGTCCACATCGTCACCCATCCGGAGGGCCTCCGGCTCGTCACCCTCAACAGCCAGGCGGACGCGGTCATCTACGTGAAGCGGACCGACGATTCGGAGAAGGATCGGCGGCTCGCCCTGAGGACTGCGCCCTTCCAGGCCGACAGCCTGGAGGACGCCTTCGATCTGGCGAACCGTGTCCTCGGCCTTCTCGGCGCCAAGGGCGGGTCTCTCGCATTCGATCCGCCCACGGGGGCTCCAGACATCCCGGCCGAGACGTGGCGACCCTACGACATGGTGACGGCCGTCATCGAGGCCGTGTTCGACGCTGGCACGTTCCTCGAGTTCTACGGTGAAGGACGGCGGGCTGGAGCGTCGACGCTCATCACCGGGCTGGCCACGCTGAACGGGAAGGTCGTCGGCGTGATCGCGGACCAGCCGCTCGGCGGCGGTGCTCCGGACGCGCCCGGAACCGAAAAGTTCCGCGTGTTCATGGAGTTCCTCGACCGGAACGGGATCCCGCTGGTCATGCTCTCGAATGCCCCCGGTTTCGTTCCCGGCACGAAGCAGGAGCGCCTTCGCATCCAGCAGATCGGCGGCGAATCTCTGGATGTCAACGTCCTCAGCCGCGTCCCCGTCGTCTCCGTTGTCCTGAACCAGAACTTCGGCGGCCGGCAGATCCACGCGTTCAGCCGGTTCCTGAGGCCCGGCATCACCTACATCGCGCTCGACCGGGCCATCCTCGCCGTCATGGGGGGATCGGCGGCCTTCGACCTCTTCCACGGGGCCCGGTACGCCGAGCTCGTGTCGCAAGGCAGAAAAGAGGAGGCCGACCGGCTCCGGAACGAGTACCTCGAGGAATTCAACCGCAGGAGCCGGGCCGATCGCGACGCGATGGAAACCGGCGCCCTCGACTGGACCGTGCCCGACCTCGCGGATCTGCGGTCACACGTCGTTCGCGCGCTGGAGGTCGCCGAGGCGAAAGCCCGGGCCGCCTTCTAA
- a CDS encoding VWA domain-containing protein, with translation MQRIEFDEVLLQRIMEGHNPHLLTSRKERQRRDTPGKRGTARTELARGRYIRAFHAGPLSRDVALDATIRTAALHRQRREPRDMAVQVEPSDLHAKVRERKVGHLLLFVVDCSGSMGTQRRLLATRGAILSLLVDAYQRRDRVGLVTFREQSAAVILRPTSSVELAKRAFQSLATGGTTPLSRGLFTGYELIQQERRKERKLNPVLILISDGRANVSMGDTAPGQEAARLGEIIRAGKIRSIVLGTAGQGRRTSDPHVLAPAEELAAAMGGEFYPMDEISAERILEAIGRDRHFDD, from the coding sequence ATGCAAAGGATCGAATTCGACGAGGTCCTACTCCAGCGGATCATGGAGGGCCATAACCCCCATCTGCTCACCTCCCGGAAGGAGCGGCAACGCCGGGACACGCCGGGCAAGCGGGGCACCGCCCGGACCGAGCTCGCCCGCGGCCGCTACATCCGCGCCTTCCATGCCGGCCCCCTCAGCCGGGACGTTGCCCTCGATGCGACGATCCGTACGGCCGCCCTGCACCGGCAACGCCGAGAGCCGCGGGATATGGCTGTCCAGGTCGAGCCCTCGGACCTCCACGCCAAGGTCCGAGAGCGCAAGGTCGGCCATCTGCTCCTCTTCGTGGTGGACTGCAGCGGCTCCATGGGCACGCAGCGGCGGCTCCTCGCCACTCGAGGGGCGATCCTGTCCCTGCTGGTAGATGCCTACCAGCGCCGGGATCGGGTGGGCCTGGTCACCTTTCGCGAGCAGTCGGCCGCCGTCATCCTGCGCCCGACGTCGAGTGTGGAGCTGGCCAAGAGGGCCTTCCAATCCCTGGCCACCGGAGGCACGACGCCCCTTTCCAGGGGGCTCTTCACCGGCTACGAGCTGATCCAGCAGGAGCGTCGCAAGGAACGGAAGCTCAACCCCGTGCTCATCCTCATCAGTGACGGCCGGGCCAATGTGTCGATGGGCGACACGGCGCCCGGCCAGGAAGCCGCTCGGCTCGGGGAGATCATCCGGGCCGGAAAGATCCGCAGCATCGTCCTCGGCACGGCCGGCCAGGGCCGGCGGACGTCAGACCCGCATGTCTTGGCGCCCGCCGAAGAACTGGCCGCGGCCATGGGGGGCGAGTTCTATCCCATGGACGAGATCAGCGCCGAGCGCATCTTGGAGGCGATCGGCCGCGATCGCCATTTCGACGACTGA
- a CDS encoding OFA family MFS transporter, producing the protein MAAEEHINRWWRVVGGLLMNLALGSLYAWSVFVAPLEKEFGWKRADTSTIFTIAVVVFAISFVLAGRLQDKKGPFWVSVTGGVLVSVGFFLSAWTTTLGWIFFVFGALGGIGNGFGYATPIPVMAKWFPDRRGLAVGLAVAGYGGGSAIFGPLALNWLIPSYGWRATFQILGVIFFIMTMVGAFLLKNPPAGYRPPGWAPAPAAKAAATTHEFTPSEALRTPTFYFMWIAYCLGTVAGFMAISQLVPFFRGVGLGAIAGTAIVVGAVGNAAGRILSGWMSDAMGRLNVLRLMIAVSAVAMPLVYLAGGNAALLFILVFVIYWCYGTQLSVNASTTSDFWGTKNAGLNYGLLFTAWGVAGIIGPRIAGVLFDKYQNYQVAFYWAAALAVVALIFEFLARRPAVPEGAPVKAVA; encoded by the coding sequence ATGGCCGCAGAGGAACACATCAATCGATGGTGGAGGGTCGTGGGCGGACTCTTGATGAACCTCGCCCTCGGCTCGCTCTACGCGTGGAGCGTGTTCGTCGCGCCGCTCGAGAAGGAGTTCGGGTGGAAGCGCGCGGACACCTCCACGATCTTCACGATCGCGGTCGTCGTCTTCGCGATCTCGTTCGTCCTGGCCGGGCGGCTCCAGGACAAGAAGGGGCCGTTCTGGGTCTCGGTGACCGGCGGCGTGCTGGTCAGTGTCGGGTTCTTCCTCAGCGCCTGGACCACGACGCTCGGCTGGATCTTCTTCGTGTTCGGCGCGCTGGGCGGAATCGGGAACGGCTTCGGCTACGCGACGCCGATCCCGGTCATGGCCAAGTGGTTCCCGGATCGGCGGGGTCTGGCGGTCGGTCTCGCGGTCGCGGGCTACGGCGGCGGATCCGCTATCTTCGGCCCGCTGGCCCTGAACTGGCTCATCCCGAGCTACGGGTGGCGGGCAACCTTCCAGATCCTGGGGGTCATCTTCTTCATCATGACGATGGTCGGGGCGTTCCTCCTGAAGAACCCGCCGGCGGGCTACCGGCCGCCCGGCTGGGCCCCGGCGCCCGCGGCCAAGGCCGCCGCGACGACGCACGAGTTCACCCCCAGCGAGGCCCTGCGCACGCCGACCTTCTACTTCATGTGGATCGCCTACTGCCTCGGCACCGTGGCGGGCTTCATGGCGATCAGCCAGCTCGTCCCGTTCTTCCGCGGCGTGGGATTGGGTGCGATTGCGGGCACGGCCATCGTCGTCGGCGCCGTCGGCAACGCCGCGGGGCGGATCCTGTCGGGCTGGATGTCCGACGCGATGGGCCGCCTGAACGTGTTGCGGCTGATGATCGCGGTCTCGGCGGTGGCCATGCCGCTGGTGTACCTCGCGGGCGGCAATGCCGCGCTTCTCTTCATCCTGGTGTTCGTCATCTACTGGTGCTACGGCACCCAGCTCTCGGTGAACGCCTCGACGACCTCGGACTTCTGGGGGACCAAGAACGCCGGCCTCAACTACGGCCTGCTGTTCACGGCGTGGGGCGTGGCCGGGATCATCGGCCCGCGGATCGCCGGCGTGCTCTTCGACAAGTACCAGAACTACCAGGTCGCCTTCTACTGGGCGGCGGCTCTGGCGGTGGTCGCGCTGATTTTCGAGTTTCTGGCGCGGCGTCCCGCGGTGCCCGAGGGGGCGCCGGTGAAGGCGGTGGCGTAG
- a CDS encoding ATP-binding protein: MKRPLFPFSAILGQDTMKKALVFNAIDPGLGGVLIRGQKGTAKSTAVRGIAELLPPRLVVHGCAFACHPDQKEGLCPECQAKVERGEALSLSETSTPVVDLPLNASEDRVVGSIDIEAALKRGQKAFQPGILARAHRAILYVDEVNLLDDHIVDLLLDVAVTGINLVEREGVSYAHPCRFILVGTMNPEEGELRPQLLDRFGLCVEIQTERSREHRKEIARRALAFQTDADAFRLQWQASQEILQAEIARARELLPALTPADELIELVAEVAEEMKVDGHRAEITMLKASLAATAFRGQQEPAPQDLRDIVELSLRHRVKRLPFQESALDAKTLDRLTGAFLERRHL, translated from the coding sequence GTGAAGCGACCCCTCTTTCCGTTCTCGGCGATCCTCGGCCAGGACACGATGAAGAAGGCGCTCGTCTTCAATGCCATCGATCCTGGCCTCGGAGGGGTTCTGATCCGCGGGCAAAAGGGCACTGCCAAGTCCACCGCCGTCCGGGGCATCGCCGAGCTCCTCCCGCCACGCCTCGTCGTGCACGGGTGCGCGTTCGCCTGTCACCCCGACCAGAAAGAGGGCCTCTGCCCGGAGTGTCAGGCCAAGGTGGAAAGGGGAGAAGCACTATCGCTCAGCGAGACCTCCACTCCGGTGGTGGATCTCCCCCTGAATGCCTCGGAAGACCGAGTCGTGGGATCCATCGACATCGAGGCGGCACTGAAGAGGGGGCAGAAGGCCTTCCAGCCCGGCATCCTGGCCCGGGCCCATCGGGCCATTCTGTACGTCGACGAGGTGAACCTCCTGGATGACCACATCGTCGATCTCCTGCTCGACGTCGCCGTCACCGGGATCAACCTGGTGGAACGGGAAGGCGTGAGCTATGCCCACCCGTGCCGGTTCATTCTGGTGGGGACCATGAATCCCGAGGAGGGGGAACTGAGACCACAGCTCCTGGACCGGTTCGGCCTCTGTGTGGAGATCCAGACCGAGCGGTCCCGGGAGCACCGCAAGGAGATCGCCCGTCGCGCGCTGGCCTTCCAGACCGACGCGGACGCGTTCCGGCTGCAGTGGCAGGCCTCGCAAGAGATACTCCAAGCCGAGATCGCCAGGGCTCGGGAGCTTCTCCCCGCTCTGACCCCGGCCGACGAGCTGATCGAACTCGTCGCCGAGGTGGCCGAAGAGATGAAGGTGGACGGCCATCGGGCCGAGATCACCATGCTGAAGGCGAGCCTGGCCGCGACCGCTTTTCGGGGGCAGCAGGAGCCGGCCCCGCAGGATCTTCGGGACATCGTCGAGCTGAGCCTCCGCCACCGCGTCAAGCGTCTGCCGTTCCAGGAAAGCGCCCTGGATGCCAAGACACTGGATCGTCTGACCGGCGCATTCCTGGAAAGGAGGCATCTTTGA